A portion of the Acidobacteriaceae bacterium genome contains these proteins:
- a CDS encoding triple tyrosine motif-containing protein, with amino-acid sequence MWVSYAFGGVSKIQGGVVTNFSTDEGLGTGQIRSIEVDQKGTIWLGGTDGLFLLVNNRIQRVGTSLGFPQQPVFRLAVDPANNLWVSTLGKVMVRIAGERRFQIATTIRGSGIIHCWPVSPKGARCFDPFGEQFHLQIANGRVIRFQDSKVPGFHSFLSAQDGSLWLSTDNQGILRLPSPTSSVGVKVNQYEQYAAQQGLSSNHAIVPVQDKEGSIWVSTDQGLDQFRSYSVRSMKLESDWSALNKRPGSGTVVIAANRLFDVSATQVHAMTTSISPQIRSLYGAVDGSIWVGTEYSLCHIVGDRILQQPLPHDLGSPLRSIQTITEDSRHNLWISIVRNGVYRLSGQLWLRNGGYSELPSEPAVSSGKDSTGSVWFGYLDGTAVSISPSGKVTRYGGSQGPNVGTIKVFGRDGSDVLVGGDKGIAILHAGKFHQLITADGSSFEGVTGIVLSSAKELWMNSSRGIIRVPAASYAQARTNPKAHLEFQIFDYRDGVQGAPTPIGGLGSAVEGNDGTLYFLDGDHLNWIAPSTVLHNPISPPVMIVKLDSNAASWRWPRAVELQPNPENVRVTFQAGSLRIPSRVRFRYFLENYDNTWIDGGNRHEAVYSKLPPGHYVFHVTACNDDGLWNEVGATLTITVLPTLTQRTMFRIFLGILLLAATFLVVHLRLTRARRMVAAQMYEIFDERQRIARDLHDTLLQSVQALIFKFSVITQKMPMSDPNRALLDLTLDQADLVLLDGRRMVANLHTSELETVALVESLRSVGEELEELHRIDFHLDAQGVERSMDSVVVREILAFGREALTNAFRHSEGRNVWLSLLATSKGVLLRVKDDGLGIHPTILQKGKREGHFGLQNMRDRAKRLGGRCTVISSAGEGSTIELNIPAYLAYTDAANGIWSRIRRAWKS; translated from the coding sequence ATGTGGGTCTCATATGCATTTGGTGGCGTCAGCAAGATACAGGGGGGCGTCGTCACGAACTTCTCGACTGATGAAGGACTTGGAACCGGACAGATCAGGTCGATTGAAGTGGATCAGAAAGGCACAATCTGGCTAGGCGGCACAGATGGCTTGTTTTTACTCGTCAACAACCGGATACAGCGTGTGGGTACATCCCTTGGCTTTCCACAGCAGCCGGTGTTTAGGCTTGCAGTCGACCCTGCCAACAATTTATGGGTTTCCACCCTCGGGAAGGTCATGGTCCGGATCGCCGGGGAGCGGCGATTCCAAATCGCTACGACGATTCGTGGAAGCGGAATCATTCATTGCTGGCCTGTCTCACCGAAAGGGGCGCGCTGTTTCGATCCTTTTGGCGAACAGTTCCACCTCCAGATCGCGAACGGAAGGGTTATTCGTTTCCAAGACAGCAAAGTACCCGGCTTCCATTCGTTTCTTTCAGCACAGGACGGCTCTTTATGGCTATCGACGGACAACCAGGGCATTCTCCGCCTTCCGTCGCCGACCAGTTCGGTTGGAGTGAAGGTCAACCAGTATGAGCAATACGCTGCACAACAAGGGCTCAGTTCTAACCACGCCATCGTTCCAGTACAGGACAAGGAAGGAAGTATATGGGTCAGCACGGACCAGGGACTTGATCAGTTTCGCAGCTACTCCGTGCGCTCAATGAAACTGGAGTCAGATTGGAGTGCGCTGAATAAACGTCCAGGGAGCGGGACAGTCGTAATTGCTGCGAACCGACTTTTCGACGTTTCGGCAACTCAAGTCCATGCCATGACTACTTCAATTTCTCCACAGATACGGAGTCTCTACGGTGCCGTGGACGGAAGTATCTGGGTTGGTACTGAGTATTCTCTCTGCCACATAGTAGGCGATCGGATACTGCAGCAGCCACTGCCGCACGACTTGGGTAGTCCACTACGAAGTATTCAAACCATCACAGAGGACTCGAGGCACAATCTTTGGATCTCGATCGTACGCAATGGCGTGTACCGCCTGAGCGGCCAGCTGTGGCTCCGCAATGGCGGATACAGTGAACTCCCAAGCGAACCGGCCGTCAGTTCAGGGAAGGATTCTACGGGCAGTGTGTGGTTCGGCTATCTTGACGGCACGGCCGTCAGCATTTCTCCGAGTGGTAAAGTGACGCGCTATGGGGGATCGCAAGGGCCGAATGTCGGCACGATCAAGGTGTTTGGGCGGGATGGCTCGGATGTTTTGGTCGGCGGTGACAAAGGCATCGCCATCCTGCATGCTGGAAAGTTTCATCAGTTAATCACTGCTGACGGCTCCAGCTTCGAGGGGGTAACGGGTATTGTCCTTTCCTCTGCGAAGGAACTATGGATGAATAGCAGCCGGGGAATCATTCGAGTTCCCGCTGCTAGTTACGCGCAAGCGAGGACCAATCCAAAAGCTCATCTGGAATTCCAGATCTTCGATTACCGCGACGGAGTTCAGGGGGCCCCGACTCCGATCGGCGGCTTGGGATCCGCAGTTGAAGGCAATGATGGCACGCTATATTTCCTTGACGGAGATCACCTCAACTGGATTGCCCCCTCTACCGTCCTTCACAATCCGATTTCTCCGCCCGTCATGATCGTCAAGTTGGATTCGAACGCGGCCAGTTGGCGGTGGCCGCGTGCAGTCGAATTGCAGCCGAATCCTGAGAATGTCCGGGTCACCTTCCAGGCGGGAAGTCTGCGCATTCCTAGCAGGGTCAGGTTTCGATATTTTCTGGAGAACTATGACAATACCTGGATTGACGGTGGGAATCGTCATGAAGCGGTGTACTCGAAGCTTCCTCCCGGCCACTATGTGTTCCACGTGACGGCGTGCAACGACGATGGTCTATGGAATGAGGTCGGCGCTACGCTGACGATTACAGTTCTTCCTACATTGACGCAGCGCACAATGTTCCGAATATTTCTGGGCATCTTGCTTTTGGCTGCGACGTTTTTAGTAGTGCATCTCCGTCTGACGCGGGCTCGGCGGATGGTGGCGGCCCAGATGTACGAGATCTTCGACGAGCGTCAAAGGATTGCGAGGGATCTCCACGATACCTTGCTACAAAGCGTGCAGGCTCTGATTTTCAAATTCTCTGTGATAACGCAGAAAATGCCGATGAGCGACCCAAACAGAGCACTTCTCGATCTAACCCTTGATCAGGCTGATTTGGTGTTGTTAGACGGACGACGAATGGTGGCCAACCTCCATACTTCGGAGCTTGAGACCGTTGCGTTGGTTGAAAGCCTACGCAGTGTAGGCGAGGAGCTTGAAGAGCTTCACCGTATCGACTTTCATCTTGATGCTCAAGGCGTGGAGCGAAGTATGGATAGTGTCGTCGTCCGTGAAATCTTAGCGTTTGGACGAGAAGCGTTGACGAACGCATTCCGCCATTCTGAAGGTCGAAATGTCTGGCTCTCCCTCCTGGCCACGTCGAAGGGCGTATTGCTCCGGGTGAAAGACGATGGCCTTGGGATCCACCCGACAATCTTGCAAAAGGGCAAACGCGAAGGCCATTTCGGGTTGCAGAATATGCGCGATCGCGCGAAACGGCTGGGAGGCCGGTGTACGGTCATCAGCAGCGCCGGCGAGGGTAGCACGATCGAGCTGAATATTCCGGCGTACCTTGCCTATACCGATGCTGCCAACGGGATATGGAGTCGCATCCGCCGAGCTTGGAAGTCGTAA
- a CDS encoding DinB family protein, which produces MHEPIIKPFERVELVDSVHGIHEQVAAFVRSFTSAAWRHRQADGAWSPSEIVEHLLLVEEELLSAVQERCGDDPCLDWAKVTHGKELLLRRFLPNAGRAQASDSTSRFLGISQGEALSQLARSERRLEEQLAVWANLPLKAIVWNHTGFGPLSGYHWLLYIPLHSERHLNQLRQRYPIAGQASGLLENDRGM; this is translated from the coding sequence ATGCATGAGCCGATCATCAAACCTTTTGAAAGAGTCGAACTCGTGGATTCCGTGCATGGAATCCATGAGCAAGTCGCGGCTTTCGTCAGATCGTTTACATCGGCTGCCTGGCGTCATCGTCAGGCTGATGGTGCATGGTCTCCATCAGAGATCGTTGAACATCTGCTTTTGGTAGAAGAGGAACTTCTCTCTGCCGTTCAAGAGCGATGCGGAGACGATCCTTGTTTGGACTGGGCGAAGGTCACCCATGGGAAAGAATTATTACTACGTAGGTTTTTGCCAAACGCCGGAAGGGCCCAAGCAAGTGACAGTACCTCACGCTTTTTGGGAATCAGTCAAGGGGAGGCTCTTTCGCAATTGGCACGAAGTGAGCGACGGTTGGAGGAGCAACTGGCTGTTTGGGCAAACCTTCCACTGAAGGCCATTGTTTGGAACCATACGGGCTTCGGCCCTCTGAGTGGGTATCACTGGCTGCTTTATATTCCCCTTCATTCGGAGCGGCACCTGAATCAACTGAGGCAGCGTTACCCCATCGCTGGCCAAGCGTCAGGGCTGCTTGAAAATGATCGTGGTATGTGA
- a CDS encoding alpha/beta hydrolase has translation MSDLRDREYTQRWLPGVPVEYVALGVGGPKVRYIRVGQGPALVLMHTVRTQLDIFQRVIPKLAQHFTVYAFDYPGFGWSEIVPGGDYREPAFRQHVVNFVERLNLRDVTLAGESMGATLALTAASALGNRVTRVVAFNTYDYFPGLERANFLAWFIIKWVRAPFVGPVFAALENRMILKGIMSGGVYDPSTLPPDFIDELDRVGKRKGYSKVARAVYKSLSSYVAAKALYGKLKVPVVMVYGDHDWSRPSDRSASIAKIPGAAQVELLNTGHFASMEDPDQFAQILIDSKSVSGD, from the coding sequence ATGAGTGATTTACGTGATCGTGAGTACACGCAGCGATGGCTTCCTGGCGTACCAGTGGAATATGTGGCCCTCGGAGTCGGCGGTCCGAAGGTTCGCTATATTCGGGTTGGGCAAGGGCCCGCTCTCGTTCTGATGCACACCGTTCGTACGCAGTTAGACATCTTCCAGCGTGTAATCCCAAAACTCGCACAACATTTCACGGTGTATGCGTTCGACTATCCGGGCTTTGGTTGGTCTGAAATTGTTCCCGGAGGAGACTATCGGGAGCCTGCATTCCGTCAGCATGTTGTTAACTTTGTCGAACGTCTCAACCTCCGCGATGTCACCTTAGCTGGCGAATCGATGGGCGCCACGCTGGCCCTGACCGCTGCATCTGCGTTGGGAAACAGAGTCACGCGTGTCGTCGCATTCAACACCTACGATTACTTTCCCGGTCTCGAACGAGCTAATTTCCTCGCGTGGTTCATCATCAAGTGGGTGCGCGCACCGTTCGTGGGACCGGTGTTCGCCGCGCTTGAGAACAGGATGATTCTGAAAGGCATTATGAGCGGTGGGGTCTATGACCCGTCCACGTTGCCACCGGACTTCATCGATGAATTGGATCGCGTCGGCAAGCGTAAAGGCTACTCGAAGGTAGCCCGGGCTGTGTACAAGAGTCTTTCGAGCTATGTTGCAGCCAAGGCTCTTTACGGAAAGCTGAAAGTGCCCGTGGTGATGGTGTATGGAGATCATGATTGGTCGCGTCCCTCCGACCGCTCAGCCTCGATCGCCAAGATTCCTGGAGCCGCACAGGTTGAGCTGCTGAACACAGGTCATTTCGCTTCAATGGAGGATCCTGATCAGTTTGCCCAGATTCTGATCGATTCGAAATCCGTATCCGGCGACTGA
- a CDS encoding serine hydrolase — protein sequence MQKHIWFAGRFSPIRIRSTTRRTVDIRGLVFSTLFLSASCIAQPGNVAAMAQSPDDNADAILRRAMADRGIPGMQAAVVKDGKVVFLRSYGEANLQTPVPVSNATVFSINSITKAFTGVAIMQEVEKGKLDLSAPISTYLPNIPPSWGAVTVRQLAGQISGLPDIFSYGGDDTDKMGLIHEDKAWQWALAQPPSPRGEKEYYNQTNLALAQRIVDRLEGLPPDTPIIGNELSIAGMTATSFGASPEVTKNKSGEYVYEYDGLAHDGVLHNEVFFFGPMMRASSGLNSSVGDMTRWMLSILNGKQLSKASLRTLWTPALLNNGTPSSFAVGWGVDKKDGYFKVGMIGGERAAVYLYPELNAGVVILTNLRGANPEEFADEIAALFVPGIKLSAVQELRAEAERSNFVDLEAVFARIKAEHNRPNYDEQELRRWAQSLQWSGGHSARAVVVSQFLVALFPESKDALAVLARAYTANAQPEEANRTYRLLLIKDPGNQEARAYLKLP from the coding sequence ATGCAGAAGCACATCTGGTTTGCGGGACGATTCTCCCCGATTAGGATCAGGTCGACGACGCGACGGACCGTTGATATCAGGGGATTGGTCTTTTCCACTTTATTCTTGTCTGCCTCGTGCATCGCCCAGCCCGGGAACGTGGCGGCGATGGCTCAGTCGCCCGATGACAATGCCGACGCAATCCTGCGAAGGGCCATGGCAGATCGAGGGATTCCTGGGATGCAAGCCGCCGTGGTTAAGGATGGCAAAGTCGTATTTCTCCGATCCTACGGCGAAGCAAATCTTCAGACACCCGTACCTGTCTCCAACGCGACCGTCTTCTCGATCAACTCCATAACTAAAGCTTTCACGGGAGTGGCGATTATGCAGGAGGTTGAAAAGGGAAAGCTCGACTTGTCGGCTCCGATTTCGACTTATCTGCCAAACATTCCGCCCAGTTGGGGCGCTGTGACTGTCCGGCAGCTCGCCGGACAGATCTCGGGGCTCCCAGATATCTTTTCGTATGGCGGAGATGACACTGACAAGATGGGGCTTATCCATGAGGATAAGGCGTGGCAGTGGGCTCTCGCTCAGCCACCATCTCCCCGTGGAGAAAAGGAGTATTACAACCAGACGAATCTGGCTCTGGCGCAGCGAATTGTAGATCGATTGGAGGGCCTCCCGCCGGACACTCCTATCATTGGCAACGAGCTATCCATCGCAGGCATGACAGCTACAAGCTTTGGAGCGTCGCCCGAAGTTACCAAAAATAAAAGCGGCGAGTATGTCTACGAGTACGATGGGCTTGCACACGATGGAGTTCTTCATAACGAAGTATTCTTCTTTGGGCCCATGATGCGGGCCAGCTCAGGCCTAAATAGCTCAGTGGGCGACATGACGCGATGGATGCTTTCCATCCTCAACGGAAAGCAGTTAAGTAAGGCTTCATTGCGAACCCTTTGGACACCTGCCCTGCTGAACAATGGAACGCCAAGTTCATTCGCGGTTGGTTGGGGTGTCGATAAGAAAGACGGCTACTTCAAGGTCGGCATGATTGGCGGAGAGCGCGCGGCGGTCTACCTGTATCCGGAACTGAACGCTGGAGTTGTCATTCTGACGAATTTGCGAGGTGCAAATCCCGAAGAGTTTGCGGATGAGATCGCCGCTCTCTTCGTGCCGGGGATCAAGCTGAGTGCGGTGCAGGAACTGCGGGCCGAGGCGGAGCGCTCTAACTTCGTAGATTTGGAGGCGGTGTTCGCCCGGATCAAGGCAGAACACAACCGACCCAACTATGACGAGCAGGAGCTAAGACGATGGGCCCAGAGCCTGCAATGGAGTGGAGGCCACTCCGCAAGAGCAGTAGTTGTCTCGCAGTTTCTGGTCGCTCTGTTCCCTGAAAGCAAGGATGCGCTTGCGGTGCTTGCGAGGGCCTACACCGCGAACGCTCAGCCAGAAGAAGCTAACCGTACCTACCGACTCCTACTCATCAAAGACCCCGGAAATCAAGAAGCCCGAGCTTACTTGAAGTTGCCGTAG
- a CDS encoding IS110 family transposase, producing the protein MKKRTQHLIAEVPRKRGQVELTIGIDLGDVWSHYCTLNQQGEVIDRGRFRTTPKAIDKWFTDVPYARVAMEAGVHSIWISEQLEHLGHEVIVANVRELRAISRSDRKSDDVDAEKLARYARLDPEILRPISHRTVEQQEALTLIRARELLVRLRTAAINAVRGLTKACGHRMPASSTKCFAQRGQAAMPPGLKLALDPILAQIADMTQKIKQYDREIQRLTQTEYVETQAMMTIHGVGHITALTFVLTLGDKTRFGRSRDAGCYFGLRPKRSQSGERDPQLGITKAGNAYLRSLLIECANHILRPHGRDSALRQWGLHLAARGGKQAKNKSVVAVARKLAVLLHHLWTTQQSYVPFYQQAA; encoded by the coding sequence ATGAAGAAGCGGACGCAACACCTCATCGCGGAAGTACCCCGGAAGCGTGGCCAGGTAGAGCTGACGATCGGCATCGACCTGGGCGACGTTTGGAGCCATTACTGCACGCTCAACCAGCAAGGCGAAGTGATCGATCGAGGCCGCTTCAGGACGACGCCGAAGGCCATCGACAAGTGGTTTACCGATGTGCCTTATGCCCGCGTGGCGATGGAAGCGGGCGTGCATTCGATCTGGATCAGTGAACAACTTGAGCATCTAGGCCACGAGGTGATCGTCGCCAACGTGCGCGAACTGCGGGCGATCTCACGCAGCGACCGCAAGAGCGACGATGTCGATGCAGAGAAGCTGGCACGGTACGCTCGGCTCGATCCCGAGATCCTCCGGCCGATCTCCCATCGCACGGTCGAACAGCAGGAAGCCCTGACTCTGATCCGCGCCCGAGAACTTCTCGTTCGGCTGCGGACGGCCGCCATCAACGCAGTTCGTGGCTTGACCAAGGCGTGCGGCCACCGCATGCCCGCTTCGTCCACGAAGTGCTTCGCCCAGCGGGGTCAAGCTGCGATGCCGCCAGGGCTGAAGCTGGCACTCGATCCGATCCTTGCCCAGATCGCAGACATGACTCAGAAGATTAAACAGTACGACCGGGAGATCCAGCGCCTGACCCAGACCGAGTACGTCGAGACCCAGGCCATGATGACGATTCATGGAGTCGGTCACATCACCGCTCTTACCTTCGTGCTTACGCTCGGCGACAAGACGCGATTCGGTCGAAGTCGCGATGCGGGCTGCTACTTCGGGCTACGACCAAAACGCAGCCAGTCGGGCGAACGTGATCCGCAACTCGGCATCACCAAGGCTGGCAACGCCTATCTTCGAAGTCTACTGATCGAGTGCGCGAACCACATCCTGCGGCCGCATGGCCGAGACTCGGCGCTGCGGCAGTGGGGCCTGCACCTCGCAGCACGTGGCGGTAAGCAAGCGAAGAACAAGTCCGTCGTGGCAGTGGCTCGCAAGCTGGCCGTTCTGCTCCATCACCTCTGGACAACACAGCAGTCGTACGTGCCGTTCTACCAGCAGGCCGCATAG
- a CDS encoding IS3 family transposase (programmed frameshift), whose translation MARKRHTAEQVVNLLRQVEVGIANGKTTVLACKEALITEQTYYRWRKEYGGLQVDQAKRLKELEQENSKLKRLVANLSLEKLVLKDIAGGKLLSPERRRCAVDHAQQKGMSERWACRVVKQPRGTQRYRPTQREDEDQLTQAIVVLAGQYGRYGYRRITALLVHAGWKVGKDRVERIWRREGLKVPKKQKPRGRLWLNDGSCVRLRPMHRNHVWSYDFVSVRTHDGRTARTLNLIDEHTREALIVKVERRWSSAKVIEALADVMVSKGVPEHLRSDNGPEFVAHDLRTWLAKTGAKTMYIEPGSPWENGYCESFNSKMRDEFLNGEIFYSLKELRVLAERWRRHYNTARPHSSLGYRPPAPEAWLASTVRRQEEPVASLPAPLTALSCIDLNSEIVALH comes from the exons ATGGCAAGGAAACGGCATACAGCTGAGCAGGTGGTGAACCTGCTTCGGCAAGTGGAAGTAGGGATCGCGAACGGCAAGACGACTGTTCTTGCGTGCAAGGAAGCGTTGATCACAGAGCAGACGTACTACCGCTGGCGCAAAGAGTACGGCGGTCTGCAGGTGGACCAGGCGAAACGGCTGAAGGAGTTGGAGCAGGAGAACTCGAAGCTGAAGCGCCTGGTTGCGAACCTGAGCCTGGAGAAGCTGGTGTTGAAGGACATCGCGG GAGGGAAACTTCTAAGCCCTGAGCGACGGCGTTGTGCGGTGGATCATGCTCAGCAGAAGGGCATGAGTGAGCGCTGGGCGTGTCGTGTGGTGAAGCAACCGCGCGGCACGCAGCGTTATCGACCGACACAGCGCGAAGATGAAGATCAACTCACACAAGCCATCGTTGTTCTGGCCGGCCAGTATGGCCGCTACGGTTACCGGCGCATCACGGCGCTGCTGGTGCATGCGGGCTGGAAGGTGGGCAAGGATCGCGTGGAGCGCATCTGGCGTCGCGAGGGGCTGAAGGTACCGAAGAAGCAGAAGCCACGCGGTAGGCTGTGGCTCAACGATGGATCGTGTGTGCGGCTGCGGCCGATGCATCGCAACCATGTGTGGAGCTACGACTTCGTCAGCGTGCGAACGCATGACGGCAGGACGGCGCGTACGTTGAACCTGATCGACGAGCACACACGTGAGGCGCTCATCGTAAAGGTAGAGCGGCGCTGGTCGAGTGCGAAGGTGATCGAAGCACTGGCTGATGTGATGGTGAGCAAGGGCGTGCCCGAGCATCTTCGCTCGGACAACGGACCGGAGTTCGTGGCGCATGATCTACGTACATGGCTGGCCAAGACAGGAGCAAAGACGATGTACATCGAACCCGGTTCACCGTGGGAGAACGGTTACTGCGAAAGCTTCAACTCGAAGATGAGAGATGAGTTCCTGAACGGTGAGATCTTCTACTCGCTGAAGGAACTGCGTGTGCTGGCCGAACGCTGGCGCAGGCATTACAACACCGCCAGACCGCACTCATCACTAGGCTACAGACCGCCGGCGCCAGAGGCCTGGCTAGCATCCACTGTTCGGCGGCAAGAGGAGCCGGTCGCTTCGCTCCCAGCTCCTCTTACCGCCTTATCGTGCATCGATCTGAACTCAGAAATCGTTGCGCTACACTAA